The Halarchaeum grantii genome contains a region encoding:
- a CDS encoding transcription initiation factor IIB, whose amino-acid sequence MATRDIYEDGFDEDQGSISGRCPECEGRVLADGGELACTACGLVLEEERFDHGSEPWFDAENDEARRTGAPLTPARHDRGLSSEIGYGGDANGNCLSPRKRAQIARLRREHTRARWRSKAERNLATAFTEIRRLVSALESPRTVAEEACTLYRRAQSRDLIRGRSIEMMAAGSVYAACRCRNVARPPPEIAAVASCSRSDVVLGYGVLNRELGLDAKPVGVHDRVPAIASTCDVADAVTTRAFELADIAESCGIANGRHPRGVAAACLYLAARETEDPITQQTVATAASVSDATVRNRIVEFQPVLEPTTK is encoded by the coding sequence ATGGCAACGAGAGACATCTACGAAGACGGCTTCGACGAGGACCAGGGATCGATCAGCGGGCGCTGCCCGGAGTGCGAGGGGCGGGTGCTCGCGGATGGCGGCGAACTTGCGTGTACGGCGTGCGGGCTCGTCTTAGAGGAGGAGCGCTTCGATCACGGTTCCGAACCGTGGTTCGACGCCGAGAACGACGAGGCGCGACGGACGGGTGCACCGTTGACACCCGCGCGCCACGACCGCGGGCTCTCCAGTGAGATCGGATATGGCGGTGATGCGAACGGGAACTGCCTCTCACCACGAAAACGCGCCCAGATCGCTCGTCTTCGACGTGAGCATACTCGCGCTCGCTGGCGCTCGAAAGCCGAGCGCAACCTCGCGACCGCGTTCACCGAAATCCGACGCCTCGTGAGTGCACTCGAGTCACCCAGAACTGTCGCCGAGGAGGCGTGCACGCTCTATCGCCGTGCGCAGTCCCGTGACCTCATTCGCGGTCGTTCGATCGAGATGATGGCTGCTGGCAGCGTGTACGCCGCGTGTCGCTGCCGCAATGTGGCACGCCCACCCCCCGAGATCGCAGCTGTCGCGAGTTGCTCGCGATCTGACGTCGTGCTCGGCTACGGTGTTCTGAATCGCGAACTCGGGCTGGATGCCAAACCAGTCGGCGTTCACGATCGCGTACCGGCCATCGCCTCCACCTGCGACGTCGCGGACGCGGTGACGACGCGGGCGTTCGAACTCGCGGATATCGCGGAATCGTGCGGAATCGCTAATGGCCGACATCCACGCGGGGTCGCTGCGGCGTGTCTCTACCTCGCCGCTCGAGAGACTGAGGACCCCATAACACAGCAGACTGTCGCGACGGCGGCGTCGGTTTCGGATGCAACAGTCCGGAACCGTATCGTGGAATTCCAGCCGGTTCTGGAGCCCACTACGAAGTAA
- a CDS encoding HVO_2922 family protein → MSQATFEVYTDASDEWRWHLIHDNGNIIADSGEGYASRQKAEQGIESVKENAPDADIVEVEE, encoded by the coding sequence ATGAGTCAGGCAACGTTCGAGGTCTACACCGACGCGAGCGACGAGTGGCGCTGGCACCTCATCCACGACAACGGGAACATCATCGCGGATTCCGGCGAGGGCTATGCGTCTCGACAGAAGGCCGAGCAGGGCATCGAGAGTGTGAAGGAGAACGCACCTGATGCGGATATCGTCGAAGTAGAGGAGTAA
- a CDS encoding SWIM zinc finger family protein: protein MYSTHSQPTIDAIPNGHSLVVVTERSLANADAPERTYYRCRFCGQERPDAEQFERSCATPHPPSPFREDEYDVADPRTRRALTEEMETRFLEEGARYEVESESGNTYEVDVADRTCTCPDWAKRNSELGMQGCKHLRRVDLEILTRRLPRPDGRFER from the coding sequence ATGTACTCGACCCACTCACAGCCGACGATCGACGCGATACCGAACGGCCACTCCCTCGTCGTCGTGACCGAGCGGTCGCTCGCGAACGCCGACGCCCCGGAGCGCACCTACTACCGGTGTCGATTCTGTGGCCAGGAGCGGCCCGATGCCGAGCAGTTCGAGCGCTCGTGTGCGACGCCCCACCCACCGTCACCGTTCCGCGAGGATGAGTACGATGTCGCGGACCCGCGGACGCGGCGTGCGCTCACTGAGGAGATGGAGACGCGCTTCCTTGAGGAGGGGGCGCGCTACGAAGTCGAAAGCGAGAGCGGGAACACCTACGAAGTCGACGTCGCGGACCGCACCTGTACGTGTCCGGACTGGGCGAAACGCAACAGCGAGCTCGGTATGCAGGGCTGCAAGCACCTGCGCCGCGTCGACCTCGAAATCCTCACCCGACGCCTCCCGCGACCCGACGGACGCTTCGAACGATAG
- a CDS encoding AbrB/MazE/SpoVT family DNA-binding domain-containing protein, with translation MSSETGDDGSEETYGEAELNDRGRLTIPKALRDTLNLEGGTTFTVIREGGDIRLVRQLPDLHTLTSGRSREEWGEDAFRDAGETTFGGH, from the coding sequence ATGAGCTCGGAGACCGGGGACGACGGTAGCGAAGAGACGTACGGTGAGGCCGAACTCAACGACCGAGGACGGCTCACAATCCCGAAGGCCCTCCGAGATACCCTCAATCTTGAGGGAGGGACGACGTTCACCGTCATTCGCGAGGGGGGCGACATCCGACTCGTCCGGCAGCTCCCTGACCTCCACACGCTGACGTCGGGGCGTTCACGCGAGGAGTGGGGTGAGGACGCATTCCGTGATGCCGGCGAAACGACCTTCGGGGGGCACTAG
- a CDS encoding type II toxin-antitoxin system VapC family toxin, with amino-acid sequence MRILPDVNALAIQLVDDHPGHPYVAEHLVPALRGEDTLLLFGYLPLRVQWVLEDIGFDTIDARRAVQSLLDYPSEAIDVDDAVIRNAYEISAAKNHDVYDCFYVALARDADADVLLTTDRDFDALCTDESVGYTNPVPEDVLEEFHAYSA; translated from the coding sequence ATGCGCATCCTCCCCGACGTAAACGCACTCGCGATCCAACTCGTCGACGACCATCCGGGACATCCATACGTCGCGGAGCATCTCGTGCCCGCGCTCCGTGGCGAGGACACCCTCCTCCTCTTCGGCTATCTCCCACTTCGCGTCCAGTGGGTTCTCGAAGACATCGGGTTCGACACCATCGACGCCCGGCGCGCCGTCCAGTCCCTCCTCGACTACCCTAGCGAGGCTATCGACGTCGACGACGCCGTCATCCGCAATGCCTACGAGATTAGCGCCGCAAAGAATCACGACGTCTACGATTGTTTCTACGTCGCCCTCGCACGCGACGCTGACGCCGACGTCCTCCTCACGACTGACCGCGACTTCGACGCCCTCTGTACTGACGAATCGGTCGGCTACACGAATCCCGTTCCCGAAGACGTCCTTGAGGAGTTCCACGCGTACTCGGCGTAG
- a CDS encoding DNA-binding protein: MSSKTTIGDEVSVEERVNEEFDVVDDVAERERNLRPTVSMEIVARIDVKEDPYAGLTLEAEERVRAREWEIERTRSRYDRRQDSDREARTRDYVAERTPSRTWQAWTSDPRGELSRDELAVVNQQAQRLAGQERGYSRSAISRMVGERVRRGQDIVDAVLETSEALRYGPGQIVPIGALERFEADDEVSVEGVVVRLFEPRHPAIAQVGLLEDETGRTKLTVWERSNQPAVRLGERVRVRGGALGFYRERACIAATGWSELVFPERGRWWER; this comes from the coding sequence ATGTCTAGTAAGACCACCATCGGAGATGAAGTTTCGGTCGAAGAGCGAGTGAACGAGGAATTCGACGTCGTCGATGACGTCGCGGAGCGCGAGCGGAACCTGCGCCCGACGGTCTCGATGGAGATTGTGGCGAGAATTGACGTCAAAGAGGACCCCTACGCGGGGTTGACGCTCGAGGCGGAAGAGCGGGTGCGGGCGCGTGAATGGGAGATCGAGCGGACGCGGTCGCGGTATGACCGACGGCAGGACTCAGACCGGGAGGCGAGGACGCGCGACTACGTGGCGGAGCGGACCCCAAGCCGGACGTGGCAGGCGTGGACGAGCGATCCCCGTGGAGAGCTCTCACGGGACGAACTCGCGGTTGTGAACCAGCAGGCGCAGCGGTTGGCGGGGCAGGAACGGGGCTATTCGCGATCGGCGATCTCACGGATGGTCGGCGAGCGTGTGCGGCGTGGTCAGGACATCGTCGATGCCGTCCTCGAGACGAGCGAGGCCCTCAGATACGGGCCCGGACAGATCGTGCCTATCGGGGCGTTGGAGCGCTTCGAGGCCGACGACGAGGTGAGCGTGGAAGGTGTGGTCGTGCGGTTGTTCGAGCCGCGCCATCCCGCAATCGCCCAAGTGGGTCTCCTCGAGGACGAGACGGGGAGGACGAAGCTGACGGTGTGGGAGCGCTCGAACCAACCGGCCGTTCGGCTGGGCGAGCGCGTGCGGGTGCGCGGTGGCGCACTCGGCTTCTACCGTGAGCGCGCCTGCATCGCCGCGACCGGGTGGAGCGAGCTCGTCTTCCCGGAGCGCGGTCGGTGGTGGGAGCGCTAA
- a CDS encoding ATP-binding protein, with the protein MATDTDIPVLAAGARTYIRVRPTDETLTVETMTAQWRRLHQFLADDTHATPPTLEVLLVSEAEGELDYYVGLTTDDADSVEPILRSLFPDTYEFERQTKAATWLEGIHQTHGTPTVVEYLAQGDRPKDWQLGLTDYETFVADEHARVPLAAIVDALTTSATPALYQVLVRPKPDWTHAAEDRVAALEHTQDTALDQVMGALLGTSDDVERIPRADQTRLDRLQTRETQTSFEIAARAAVFGTDSRRVLRDLRTAFGDIGGPNYRVHPRDRHGTAADGALEMIASGVFPTRRLRERLLNRTTSPVLVANQHEIANFTVLDGRALTSAGVRSLDTTPREQTTLTRPSSERLEPYRGDGLAIGRLLDEDGVPEQEALVLPPALQPMHVAWLGKTGSGKSTSLTNAILANHDATDGVDILIDRKGDGMAEAYMRAHYARYGSLENVYYFDCAQTLPAFSFFDIRDELNAGVSHTTAVEDTVDHYIEILTQIMGRERFEQAVRSPDIIRYLTKAAFDPVNGADAFTHRDLLERVRQMHERQSAPAVSDPDLERMLGGVVANRARSFDEIMQGVANRMEKIPLDRRLARVFNHVPGEDDPHLDLADYLDRNAVIIFDTGGLRTEAQRVLTLVILSNLWTALRRRANRTDGELALVNLYIEEAASVAVSDLLQTLLSQARSFGCSITLAMQFPGQLKSEDEGAYEEVLNNVSTIITGNVAVDHLLAERLATDDMPPRDVGTRLRSLRRGHWFVSLPAGFADAEPRPFLVASLPLPPGDPAGRYPLSPARERTLQQQIRAVEYRTLDGIGLRLTSPSVARHDDPADDPIETLTRVDSALPHTRRLPDTLEYDAKTHAIRCQSCDNRYDPDIHGVRRAIECCSSLTEVDRDDIPVCDVNLKLTPAEREISEWSDRQLMFLQVVYNAQQLRYDPLEYDILRDSMIRLQEYVGIDSDELTGLLDADLLRHDTDHPHRLYTVSPAGRDAIGESYREGVDYGHGQGDLEESSEHVLGVEVARQYLEREYATNPDSTVTTVVPYYDLDENRRLDLTGLDAAGDIVVTVEVERINHDVRRAVPDDYDKMAACNPEEAIWVVMTQSAGHDVLHALNDPLEGPVRVEKTYAPTTPPQQFRIDTPGLTAIYPAEWLRATYLDAESDGTS; encoded by the coding sequence ATGGCGACCGACACCGATATTCCCGTGCTCGCGGCTGGTGCACGAACTTACATCCGAGTTCGCCCGACGGACGAGACGCTCACAGTCGAGACGATGACCGCGCAGTGGCGTCGACTCCATCAGTTCCTCGCCGATGACACACACGCGACGCCGCCAACACTCGAAGTGCTTCTCGTCTCCGAAGCCGAGGGCGAACTCGACTACTATGTTGGGCTCACGACGGATGACGCCGACTCAGTAGAGCCCATTCTGCGCAGTCTCTTCCCCGATACGTACGAGTTCGAGCGCCAGACGAAAGCCGCCACCTGGCTTGAGGGTATCCACCAGACGCACGGCACACCCACCGTCGTCGAATACCTCGCTCAAGGAGACCGACCAAAGGACTGGCAACTCGGCCTGACGGACTACGAGACGTTCGTCGCCGACGAGCACGCTCGCGTTCCGCTCGCCGCCATCGTCGACGCACTCACCACGAGCGCGACGCCCGCGCTCTATCAGGTGCTCGTCCGCCCGAAGCCCGATTGGACGCATGCAGCCGAGGATCGCGTCGCCGCCCTCGAGCACACCCAGGACACGGCGCTCGATCAGGTGATGGGCGCGCTCCTCGGAACGAGCGACGACGTCGAACGGATTCCACGAGCCGACCAGACGCGCCTTGATCGACTCCAGACGCGAGAGACACAGACGTCCTTCGAGATCGCCGCTCGCGCGGCCGTCTTCGGCACTGACTCTCGACGCGTGCTCCGCGACCTTCGCACGGCGTTCGGCGACATCGGGGGACCGAACTATCGAGTCCATCCCCGAGATCGACACGGGACTGCTGCAGACGGTGCCCTCGAGATGATCGCGAGTGGGGTGTTCCCGACACGACGACTCCGTGAGCGCCTCTTGAACCGGACGACTAGCCCGGTACTCGTCGCGAACCAGCACGAGATCGCGAATTTTACCGTTCTCGACGGCCGCGCACTCACCAGCGCGGGCGTTCGCTCACTTGATACCACACCACGTGAGCAGACGACGCTCACGCGGCCATCCAGCGAGCGCCTCGAACCCTACCGGGGTGACGGCCTCGCGATCGGCCGCCTCCTCGACGAGGACGGCGTCCCAGAGCAAGAGGCACTCGTCCTTCCACCAGCCCTCCAGCCGATGCACGTCGCGTGGCTCGGAAAGACCGGCTCCGGGAAGTCCACGAGCCTCACGAACGCCATCCTCGCAAACCACGACGCGACGGACGGCGTCGACATCCTCATCGACCGGAAGGGCGACGGGATGGCCGAGGCCTATATGCGCGCCCATTACGCGAGATACGGGAGTCTCGAGAACGTCTACTACTTCGACTGCGCGCAGACGCTTCCCGCATTCTCCTTCTTCGACATCCGTGACGAACTCAACGCCGGCGTCTCACACACGACCGCCGTCGAGGACACCGTCGATCACTACATCGAGATCCTCACACAGATCATGGGACGCGAGCGCTTCGAGCAAGCCGTTCGCTCCCCGGACATCATCCGCTACCTCACGAAAGCTGCCTTCGACCCCGTGAACGGCGCGGACGCCTTCACGCATCGCGACCTCCTCGAGCGCGTCCGCCAGATGCACGAACGCCAATCCGCGCCCGCCGTCTCCGACCCCGATCTCGAGCGCATGCTCGGCGGCGTCGTCGCGAATCGCGCGCGCTCCTTCGACGAGATCATGCAGGGTGTCGCCAACCGCATGGAGAAGATTCCACTCGACCGCCGCCTCGCCCGCGTCTTCAATCACGTCCCCGGAGAGGACGACCCCCATCTCGACCTCGCCGACTACCTCGACCGGAACGCCGTCATCATCTTCGACACGGGCGGCCTCCGAACAGAAGCCCAGCGCGTCCTCACACTCGTCATCCTCTCGAACCTCTGGACTGCACTTCGCCGTCGCGCGAACCGAACTGATGGAGAACTCGCACTCGTCAACCTCTACATCGAGGAAGCCGCCAGCGTCGCCGTCTCCGACCTCCTCCAGACCCTCCTCAGTCAAGCCCGAAGCTTCGGCTGCTCGATCACGCTCGCCATGCAGTTCCCCGGCCAGCTCAAGAGCGAGGACGAAGGCGCCTACGAGGAAGTCCTGAACAACGTCTCGACCATCATCACCGGAAACGTCGCCGTCGATCACCTCCTCGCCGAACGCCTCGCGACCGACGATATGCCGCCACGCGACGTCGGGACGCGACTCCGCTCACTTCGACGCGGCCACTGGTTCGTCAGCCTCCCTGCGGGCTTCGCCGACGCCGAGCCACGCCCCTTCCTCGTCGCCTCACTCCCACTCCCACCCGGCGATCCGGCCGGGAGATACCCACTCAGCCCAGCACGCGAACGAACCCTCCAGCAGCAAATTCGAGCCGTCGAGTATCGCACGCTCGACGGGATCGGCCTCCGACTCACCAGCCCGAGCGTCGCACGCCACGACGACCCAGCAGACGACCCCATCGAGACGCTCACCCGCGTCGACAGCGCGCTCCCACACACGCGGCGGCTCCCCGACACCCTCGAGTACGACGCCAAAACACACGCCATTCGATGCCAGAGCTGCGATAACCGATACGATCCGGATATCCACGGAGTACGGCGCGCCATCGAGTGCTGCTCGTCACTCACCGAAGTCGACCGCGACGACATCCCCGTCTGCGACGTCAACCTCAAACTCACACCGGCCGAGCGAGAAATCTCCGAGTGGAGCGACCGCCAACTCATGTTCCTCCAAGTCGTGTACAACGCCCAGCAGCTCCGCTACGACCCACTCGAGTACGACATCCTCCGCGACAGCATGATCCGCCTCCAGGAGTACGTCGGCATCGACAGCGACGAACTCACAGGCCTCCTCGATGCTGACCTCCTCCGTCACGACACCGACCACCCACACCGCCTCTACACAGTCTCACCGGCCGGCCGAGACGCCATCGGTGAGAGCTATCGCGAAGGCGTCGACTACGGCCACGGCCAGGGCGACCTCGAGGAATCCAGCGAGCACGTCCTCGGCGTCGAAGTCGCACGCCAATACCTCGAACGCGAATACGCCACCAATCCCGACTCGACCGTCACGACGGTCGTCCCCTACTACGACCTCGACGAGAACCGCCGCCTCGACCTCACCGGCCTCGACGCCGCAGGCGACATCGTCGTCACCGTCGAAGTCGAGCGCATCAATCACGACGTCCGCCGCGCCGTCCCCGACGACTACGACAAGATGGCCGCCTGCAACCCCGAGGAAGCCATTTGGGTCGTCATGACGCAATCCGCTGGCCACGATGTCCTCCACGCCCTCAACGACCCATTGGAGGGCCCGGTGCGCGTCGAGAAGACCTACGCACCCACCACGCCACCACAACAATTCCGCATCGACACCCCCGGACTGACCGCCATCTATCCCGCAGAATGGCTCCGTGCCACCTACCTCGACGCCGAGAGCGATGGGACGTCATAG
- a CDS encoding protein-L-isoaspartate O-methyltransferase family protein has protein sequence MEYAAARDGMVDSLEHELRGVVDPDPVGDAMRAVPRHEFVDDADHRAYNDRDFEAYGTRVLAPSTVGHLLQALAPEPGDDVLVVGAGVGYTSAVLAEIVGAEHVHAVDITRRVVWAARDNLRRAGYAGALVDCRDGSQGFPEYAPFDRILVEAAAVDVPRALRDQLAEGGRLVMPLGTGDQRLATVDERGTTEGDAVAFAPLLVEGEQHGVPVRNRTEREDREHAQRHHQRRRGWELDWIDWD, from the coding sequence ATGGAGTACGCCGCCGCACGCGACGGGATGGTCGACAGCCTCGAACACGAACTCCGAGGCGTCGTCGACCCCGACCCCGTCGGCGACGCGATGCGCGCCGTCCCCCGCCACGAGTTCGTCGACGACGCCGACCACCGCGCCTACAACGATCGCGACTTCGAAGCGTACGGCACGCGCGTCCTCGCTCCCAGCACCGTCGGGCACCTCCTCCAAGCGCTTGCTCCCGAGCCCGGCGACGACGTCCTCGTCGTCGGCGCCGGCGTCGGCTACACGAGCGCCGTCCTCGCCGAAATCGTCGGCGCCGAGCACGTCCACGCCGTCGACATCACGCGCCGCGTCGTCTGGGCCGCCCGCGACAACCTCCGGCGCGCCGGCTACGCGGGCGCGCTCGTCGACTGCCGCGACGGCAGCCAGGGGTTCCCCGAATACGCGCCCTTCGACCGCATCCTCGTCGAGGCCGCCGCCGTCGACGTCCCCCGCGCTCTCCGCGACCAACTCGCCGAGGGCGGGCGACTCGTCATGCCGCTCGGCACCGGCGACCAGCGACTCGCTACTGTCGACGAGCGTGGAACGACCGAGGGCGACGCCGTCGCGTTCGCCCCGCTCCTCGTCGAGGGCGAACAGCACGGCGTCCCCGTCAGAAACAGGACCGAACGCGAGGACCGCGAGCACGCGCAGAGACACCACCAGCGCCGTCGTGGCTGGGAGCTCGACTGGATCGACTGGGACTAG
- a CDS encoding protein-L-isoaspartate(D-aspartate) O-methyltransferase, with product MEYEEARDRLADRLERRYDLEARVAEAIRTVPRHLFVPEEHRERAYADRPLPIGHDQTVSAPHMVAVMADHLDLTAGEAVLEIGTGCGYHAAVTAELVGAEHVYSVEYVRNLAEDARETLADAGYGDVSVRHGDGHDGWSEHAPYDAAYLTCATGRLPDAVLEQTRAGGRVLAPVGDLAQELVLARVREDDIERERLGGVRFVPMQGE from the coding sequence ATGGAGTACGAGGAGGCACGCGACCGACTCGCCGACCGACTCGAGCGCCGCTACGACCTCGAGGCGCGCGTCGCCGAGGCGATACGCACCGTCCCCCGCCACCTGTTCGTCCCCGAGGAACACCGCGAGCGGGCCTACGCCGACCGCCCGCTCCCCATCGGCCACGACCAGACCGTCAGCGCGCCGCACATGGTCGCGGTCATGGCCGACCACCTCGACCTGACCGCCGGCGAGGCCGTCCTCGAAATCGGGACGGGCTGTGGGTATCACGCCGCCGTCACCGCCGAACTCGTCGGCGCCGAGCACGTCTACAGCGTCGAATACGTCCGCAACCTCGCCGAGGACGCCCGCGAGACCCTCGCCGACGCCGGCTACGGCGACGTCTCCGTCCGCCACGGCGACGGCCACGACGGCTGGTCCGAGCACGCCCCCTACGACGCCGCCTACCTCACCTGTGCCACCGGCCGGCTCCCCGACGCCGTCCTCGAGCAGACCCGCGCCGGCGGGCGCGTCCTCGCACCCGTCGGCGACCTCGCACAGGAACTCGTGCTCGCGCGCGTCCGCGAAGACGATATCGAACGCGAACGCCTCGGGGGCGTCCGCTTCGTCCCCATGCAGGGCGAATAG
- a CDS encoding HVO_0476 family zinc finger protein, producing the protein MSEHVERAPVACPSCSPDRETVHEVLTTGGGTATVRCTECGHTHKAPLEDENTVEPTVVVSQDGDSFTATVEMPGDERVEKGDEFILETDDVIMQVRVTAIEVGPEERVGRADAGDIDTVWSRAVDNVSVPITVHPRDGEGDGTRSLDLQLPGDEEFTIGETYEFGEEEFEVEAIHVRDSAVANYDFQKLGHEGDTVLAKDVKRVYGIDKSSKAWSAW; encoded by the coding sequence ATGAGCGAACACGTCGAGCGGGCGCCCGTCGCGTGCCCGTCCTGTTCCCCGGACCGCGAGACGGTCCACGAGGTCCTCACCACCGGGGGCGGCACCGCCACCGTCCGCTGCACCGAGTGCGGCCACACCCACAAGGCCCCGCTCGAAGACGAGAACACCGTCGAACCCACCGTCGTCGTCTCCCAGGACGGCGACTCCTTCACCGCCACCGTCGAGATGCCCGGCGACGAGCGCGTCGAGAAAGGCGACGAGTTCATCCTCGAAACCGACGACGTCATCATGCAGGTCCGGGTCACCGCCATCGAAGTCGGCCCCGAGGAGCGCGTCGGACGCGCCGACGCCGGCGACATCGACACCGTCTGGTCGCGCGCCGTCGACAACGTCTCGGTCCCGATCACCGTCCATCCGCGCGACGGCGAGGGCGACGGCACCCGTAGCCTCGACCTCCAGCTCCCCGGCGACGAGGAGTTCACCATCGGCGAGACCTACGAGTTCGGCGAGGAGGAGTTCGAAGTCGAGGCCATCCACGTCCGGGACAGCGCCGTCGCCAACTACGACTTCCAGAAACTCGGCCACGAGGGCGACACCGTCCTCGCCAAGGACGTCAAACGCGTCTACGGCATCGACAAGTCCTCGAAAGCCTGGTCGGCCTGGTAG
- a CDS encoding aminopeptidase codes for MPTLREAADTAVVQCLGITADDTVVVVTDDERRPIGHALYEAARDVTDDVTVLQYPPGEQHGAEPPAPVAAAMREADAFLAPTTKSLSHTRARSRASDAGVRGATLPGITEDVFTTGLDADYATIRRHCADVLAQVRDAEEIRVTTDAGTDITVEPGAREWRQDTGMVHEAGDFSNLPAGEVFVSPETADGTYVVDGTMMPHGRLDTELRFEVKDGTVTDISDDDVREQVEAAAEDVGDAAYNLAELGIGTNVAVTALVGSVLLDEKAAGTVHIAIGDDAGIGGDTDAPIHLDGIIRDPTVYADGDEVHLPEP; via the coding sequence ATGCCCACCCTTCGCGAGGCCGCCGACACCGCCGTCGTCCAGTGTCTCGGCATCACCGCAGACGACACCGTCGTCGTCGTCACCGACGACGAGCGTCGCCCCATCGGTCACGCCCTCTACGAGGCCGCCCGGGACGTCACCGACGACGTCACTGTCCTCCAGTATCCGCCCGGCGAGCAACACGGCGCCGAACCGCCCGCCCCCGTCGCCGCCGCCATGCGCGAGGCCGACGCCTTCCTCGCGCCGACCACGAAGAGCCTCTCGCACACCCGCGCACGCTCCCGCGCGAGCGACGCCGGCGTCCGGGGTGCCACCCTCCCCGGCATCACCGAGGACGTCTTCACCACCGGCCTCGACGCCGACTACGCCACCATCCGCCGGCACTGCGCCGACGTCCTCGCGCAGGTCCGGGACGCCGAGGAAATCAGAGTGACCACGGACGCCGGCACCGACATCACCGTCGAGCCCGGCGCGCGCGAGTGGCGCCAAGACACCGGGATGGTCCACGAGGCTGGGGACTTCTCCAACCTCCCCGCCGGCGAGGTGTTCGTCTCCCCCGAGACCGCCGACGGCACGTACGTCGTCGACGGCACCATGATGCCCCACGGCCGCCTCGACACCGAACTCCGCTTCGAGGTCAAGGACGGCACCGTCACCGACATCTCCGACGACGACGTCCGCGAACAGGTCGAGGCCGCCGCCGAGGACGTGGGCGACGCCGCGTACAACCTCGCCGAACTCGGCATCGGCACCAACGTCGCCGTCACCGCCCTCGTCGGGAGCGTCCTCCTCGACGAGAAGGCCGCCGGCACCGTCCACATCGCCATCGGTGACGACGCCGGCATCGGCGGCGACACAGACGCCCCCATCCACCTCGACGGCATCATCCGCGACCCCACGGTCTACGCCGACGGGGACGAAGTGCACCTCCCCGAACCCTAG